The proteins below are encoded in one region of Scophthalmus maximus strain ysfricsl-2021 chromosome 4, ASM2237912v1, whole genome shotgun sequence:
- the LOC118301872 gene encoding up-regulator of cell proliferation-like — protein MKSEEQELAAQLNLITRLGLEEFYPNKLTLRSLFEINQNSVDEKAALSVEEIPWCFLRKLFKINAESRSCTQVSIRQEEDNDPLELDLYTADDSEDKFNPLDVIVAVFLCADSLLQQELALKMSMCQFSLPLLLPHGHKSQCTLMLWALRDIVKEWRPQDLSESRGFVEDNIIQANIPFYSFVRLKNCSLSKSQFMNHILSSGQQNCNIFIHRDVEGGAVKREIANGLVEVCWYLPSGGENLDIFPESTAFANLRGDICESLTQFNFLFQVSTATFVFLDSVDENEHRILTTLQDVKSKLVLVVNHKGGNAREDIMSVKALVNELHLPNNRVKIKDQRLNVAEFSKKLCEVIKTSLVDVKTTMSIVNMHDKAVELGLSVDESKTEEQKKAAEEIMDGIGVRSIPHYKKQQLPLQGANWKRLSQLEKEECRLKKCGDSGLEDYKSQLQEEKLQIRKEQTKFKVSKGMKSFIEYLSTSDKEKRDVFLKWMKLKFNTHSRNKLSVLRNRFREQCKTKDVKLIAELDQALVDSSLGTEHYMREMGLIYEFSVISSTKTADEISHLPGLAAEMLLDGYPLELLDGDASNVPERWVTDVLMELHKKVGQKSRLLVLTVLGVQSTGKSTLLNTMFGVQFPVSSGRCTRGAFMLFLKVGEDLQSELNCDFIVLIDTEGLKSPDLAKLEDSYEHDNQLATFVIGLSDVTIINIAMENAAEMQDILQIAVHAFLRMKEIGKKPICHFVHQNVSSVSAHAKTMTERKHLLDQLNEMTEIAGEMEKQPSKKAFTDVLDYDMERNNWNIPGLWHGTPPMAPVNTGYSEAVAHFKKNLLQTLKSDRCNEISQIPQFLEWMRSLWRAVKYENFIFSFRNTLVAHAYDNLCKEFSQWEWEFKKEILTWQTTAELEILNTDNESEVETWNRLVGIKKSEVSQKITDQQTAMRGKLGDYYKMKGKRVNLIEKYKVDFFNSINGLANEIRHSVCAKLDCLLELKISSKKAQDILREYRGVIEERVMKLLGDCNKSTLTDQELTHEFEKMWAEATVNVSGMKERDIAACVLNQLRRNFSNLKVNEELQNIRDLKEIGRAPFKTRSDHLDSFVGKTQNSWKRQLQNFAESVIESCILFVLDKVRTNGDYQDSFAKELLEKIDKSLEQGSNHHKTTPKFEIDLKLHICGIASREFVKMHRRFLSDNNPHTHLEKYKTQYLSDFLDLYTNRDHCQRKANDFVQSCIKPAVEQFISRSLGVDIVEDILTSCHSAEYGSRKTFQYNIQKELLLREDFQSFVRYIGNYEIYVKDWIFQHILQTMSEDKTLCKLKNKNLQVIVKKLSEAIERASKGDDGVLLPDNKESVKKLINNMRKHLIKDISISVEDEKTTLFQIQSTCHPFINCLKMSIKDLKEQLEEEFSNSDDITETLNKLPIKPQDELFKRVFGCGQQCPFCKVPCEAGGSEHKQHHASIHRPQGLGNFKSTKSNELIQLLCTSYELSESQFRNIDTKWEWHAYKDYTEYYPDWLIPPDPTIEASDYWKYVLVQYNDRFAEEFEAKPAKIPEVWKRLTKEQALRGLRDAFNMKCTTGNLDKYLETKLYEKEEEFVM, from the exons ATGAAGTCAGAGGAACAAGAGCTGGCAG CCCAGTTGAACTTAATCACCAGACTTGGACTGGAGGAATTCTATCCCAACAAGCTCACTCTGCGGTCTCTCTTTGAGATCAACCAGAACAGCGTAGATGAAAAAGCCGCTCTATCAGTGGAGGAAATACCATGGTGTTTTCTCAGAAAACTGTTTAAAATCAATGCCGAATCCAGGAGCTGTACACAAGTGTCAATCAGGCAAGAGGAAGACAATGATCCCCTTGAACTAGACCTTTACACTGCAGATGATTCTGAAGACAAGTTCAACCCTCTGGATGTCATTGTAGCTGTCTTCCTTTGTGCTGACAGCCTCTTGCAGCAGGAACTGGCCCTCAAGATGTCAATGTGCCAgttttctctccccctgctgTTGCCCCACGGCCATAAGAGTCAGTGTACCCTGATGCTGTGGGCTCTGAGAGACATCGTCAAAGAGTGGCGTCCACAGGATTTGTCTGAATCAAGAGGGTTTGTTGAAGACAACATTATCCAAGCAAATATACCTTTCTATTCCTTTGTGAGGCTGAAGAACTGTAGTTTATCAAAGTCCCAGTTTATGAATCATATTCTCAGCAGTGGGCAACAGAACTGCAATATCTTCATACATAGGGATGTGGAAGGAGGAGCAGTCAAAAGAGAAATCGCAAATGGGTTGGTTGAAGTTTGCTGGTACCTTCCGTCTGGCGGAGAAAATCTTGACATATTTCCTGAGTCAACTGCCTTCGCAAATCTGCGAGGGGACATTTGCGAGTCACTCACACAattcaactttctttttcaagtgTCAACTGCCACCTTTGTGTTCCTGGACAGCGTTGATGAAAATGAGCACAGAATTCTGACAACTCTTCAAGATGTGAAATCCAAACTCGTGTTAGTTGTAAATCACAAGGGAGGGAATGCAAGAGAGGATATTATGTCTGTCAAGGCCTTAGtaaatgaattacatttacCAAACAACAGAGTGAAGATCAAAGACCAGAGGCTTAATGTTGCAGAGTTCTCAAAGAAACTTTGTGAAGTCATCAAGACATCCCTGGTAGATGTGAAAACCACGATGAGCATTGTAAATATGCACGACAAAGCTGTTGAACTTGGCCTCTCTGTGGATGAAAGCAAAACTGAGGAACAAAAGAAAGCAGCTGAGGAGATCATGGACGGCATTGGGGTGCGAAGTATACCTCACtacaagaaacaacaacttccaTTACAAGGAGCTAACTGGAAGAGGTTGTCACAGTTGGAAAAAGAAGAGTGTAGACTGAAGAAATGTGGTGATTCAGGCCTTGAAGACTATAAATCTCAActgcaggaagaaaaactacaaatcaGAAAGGAGCAAACTAAATTCAAAGTCTCCAAAGGAATGAAGAGTTTCATTGAATACTTATCTAcaagtgacaaagaaaaaagagatgttTTTCTTAAGTGGATGAAACTGAAGTTTAATACACATTCCAGGAACAAACTGTCTGTGTTACGTAACAGATTCAGAGAGCAATGCAAGACGAAAGACGTAAAACTCATAGCAGAGTTGGATCAAGCTTTGGTGGACAGCTCTTTAGGAACAGAGCATTACATGCGAGAGATGGGGCTGATTTATGAGTTCTCTGTTATCAGCTCCACAAAAACTGCTGATGAAATATCTCACCTCCCTGGTTTGGCTGCTGAGATGCTGTTGGATGGATATCCTCTAGAGCTCTTGGATGGAGATGCTTCCAATGTCCCAGAGAGGTGGGTGACAGATGTACTGATGGAGCTTCACAAGAAGGTCGGACAGAAGAGCAGACTGTTGGTTCTGACGGTGTTGGGTGTCCAGAGTACCGGGAAGTCGACACTCCTCAACACCATGTTCGGTGTGCAGTTTCCTGTCAGCAGTGGCAGATGCACAAGAGGAGCTTTCATGCTCTTTCTCAAAGTTGGAGAGGATTTGCAAAGTGAgttaaattgtgattttattgtcCTCATAGACACAGAAGGTCTTAAGTCTCCTGATCTGGCAAAACTAGAGGACAGTTATGAGCATGACAACCAGCTAGCAACATTTGTCATTGGCTTGAGTGATGTCACCATTATCAACATCGCAATGGAAAACGCAGCAGAGATGCAAGATATCCTGCAAATAGCAGTACACGCATTCTTGAGGATGAAAGAAATTGGGAAAAAgccaatttgtcattttgttcacCAGAATGTTTCTTCAGTTTCAGCTCATGCCAAGACCatgactgaaagaaaacacCTCTTGGACCAACTCAATGAAATGACTGAAATTGCAGGTGAAATGGAAAAGCAACCCTCCAAAAAAGCATTCACGGATGTGCTGGACTATGACATGGAAAGGAACAACTGGAACATCCCAGGACTCTGGCATGGAACACCACCAATGGCACCAGTGAACACGGGTTACAGTGAAGCTGTAGCACATTTCAAGAAAAACCTTTTACAAACATTGAAGAGTGACAGATGCAATGAAATCTCACAGATCCCACAGTTTCTGGAATGGATGAGAAGTCTCTGGAGAGCAGTGAAATATGAGAACTTCATATTTAGTTTCAGAAACACACTTGTGGCTCATGCCTACGACAACTTGTGCAAAGAGTTCAGTCAATGGGAATGGGAGTTCAAAAAAGAGATTCTGACCTGGCAAACCACAGCGGAGTTAGAAATCTTGAACACCGATAATGAATCTGAGGTAGAAACTTGGAACAGATTAGTcggaataaaaaaatctgaggtGTCACAGAAAATAACAGACCAACAAACAGCAATGAGGGGGAAACTCGGCGACTACTACAAAATGAAAGGCAAACGAGTAAATCTGATAGAGAAATACAAAGTTGACTTTTTCAACAGCATCAACGGGCTTGCAAATGAAATTAGACATTCTGTGTGTGCAAAACTGGATTGCCTCCTTGAACTAAAGATTAGTTCAAAAAAGGCTCAGGACATTCTGAGAGAATACCGAGGTGTGATCGAGGAGCGGGTCATGAAGCTACTGGGTGACTGCAACAAGTCAACGTTGACGGATCAAGAGCTGACGCATGAGTTTGAAAAGATGTGGGCTGAAGCCACTGTAAATGTGTCTGgcatgaaagagagagatattgCAGCATGTGTCCTGAATCAGTTGAGAAGAAATTTCTCAAATCTGAAAGTTAATGAGGAATTGCAGAACATTCGAGACCTAAAAGAAATTGGAAGAGCTCCATTTAAAACAAGAAGTGATCATCTAGACTCCTTTGTAGGGAAGACACAAAATTCCTGGAAAAGACAATTGCAGAACTTTGCAGAAAGTGTCATTGAGTCTTGTATACTGTTTGTACTTGACAAAGTACGGACAAACGGAGATTACCAAGACTCTTTCGCAAAGGAACTTCTAGAAAAGATTGATAAATCCCTTGAACAAGGTAGCAACCATCACAAAACAACTCCAAAGTTTGAGATTGACCTGAAACTTCACATTTGTGGCATTGCCTCCAGGGAGTTTGTCAAAATGCACAGAAGATTCTTGTCGGATAACAATCCTCACACTCACCTGGAGAAGTACAAGACTCAGTACCTGTCAGATTTTCTTGATTTATACACAAACAGAGATCACTGCCAACGCAAAGCAAATGATTTTGTCCAGTCTTGTATCAAACCTGCTGTGGAACAGTTCATCAGTAGATCTTTGGGAGTAGACATTGTGGAGGACATTTTGACAAGTTGCCATTCAGCAGAGTATGGATCTCGCAAAACCTTCCAGTACAACATTCAAAAAGAGTTGCTGCTAAGGGAAGACTTCCAAAGCTTTGTAAGGTACATTGGTAATTATGAAATATATGTTAAGGATTGGATATTTCAGCACATCCTACAAACGATGTCAGAGGACAAGACTTTGTGCAAACTTAAGAACAAAAATCTACAAGTCATCGTCAAAAAACTCTCAGAAGCAATAGAACGTGCATCAAAAGGAGATGATGGTGTTCTGCTGCCAGACAACAAGGAAAGCGTCAAAAAGCTAATCAACAACATGCGCAAGCATTTGATCAAAGACATCTCAATTTCTGTGGAGGATGAAAAAACCACCTTGTTTCAAATCCAAAGCACATGTCATCCGTTCATCAACTGCCTCAAGATGTCAATAAAGGACTTGAAGGAACAACTTGAGGAGGAATTCTCAAACTCTGACGAcatcactgaaacactgaacaagCTTCCAATCAAACCACAGGATGAGCTTTTCAAGAGGGTGTTTGGTTGTGGACAGCAATGTCCATTCTGTAAAGTTCCCTGTGAGGCCGGAGGCTCAGAACACAAGCAGCATCACGCATCCATTCATCGGCCACAAG